From the genome of Actinacidiphila yeochonensis CN732, one region includes:
- a CDS encoding nucleotidyltransferase family protein → MTRADHPGPGAHTAPHTLAPVPAATVTQAVLLAGGQGSRLRPYTDDRPKPMVEIPGTGTPIIGHQLAWLASEGVTDAVVSCGHLAEVLQEWLDSTPLPLNVTAVVEHEPLGRGGGLKYAAASLPRPDEPWYATNADVWTRFPLREMAAFHEERDAVATLALARPRIPWGVVETNEFGQVLDFIEAPPSPYLINAGVYVFAAGFAEMLPDIGDHERTTFPRLARERRLAGYPIPHGSYWRAIDTAKDLGEAAKELGTRRG, encoded by the coding sequence ATGACGCGTGCCGACCATCCCGGTCCCGGGGCCCACACCGCCCCGCACACCCTCGCCCCCGTCCCCGCCGCGACGGTCACCCAGGCGGTGCTGCTGGCCGGCGGCCAGGGCTCGCGGCTGCGGCCGTACACCGACGACCGGCCGAAGCCGATGGTGGAGATCCCCGGCACGGGAACGCCGATCATCGGGCACCAACTGGCCTGGCTGGCCTCCGAGGGCGTCACCGACGCGGTCGTCTCGTGCGGCCACCTCGCCGAGGTGCTCCAGGAGTGGCTGGACAGCACTCCGCTGCCGCTGAACGTCACAGCCGTCGTGGAGCACGAGCCGCTCGGGCGCGGTGGCGGCCTGAAGTACGCCGCGGCCTCGCTCCCCCGCCCGGACGAGCCCTGGTACGCCACCAACGCCGACGTGTGGACGCGCTTCCCGCTGCGCGAGATGGCCGCCTTCCACGAGGAGCGGGACGCCGTGGCGACGCTGGCGCTGGCCCGGCCGCGCATCCCGTGGGGCGTCGTCGAGACCAACGAGTTCGGCCAGGTGCTGGACTTCATCGAGGCGCCGCCGTCGCCGTACCTCATCAACGCCGGCGTGTACGTCTTCGCGGCCGGGTTCGCCGAGATGCTGCCGGACATCGGCGACCACGAGCGGACCACCTTCCCCCGGCTGGCCCGGGAGCGGCGGCTGGCCGGCTACCCGATCCCGCACGGCTCCTACTGGCGGGCCATCGACACCGCGAAGGACCTCGGCGAGGCCGCGAAGGAGCTGGGCACCCGCCGCGGCTGA